One Globicephala melas chromosome 6, mGloMel1.2, whole genome shotgun sequence genomic window carries:
- the OR13F1 gene encoding LOW QUALITY PROTEIN: olfactory receptor 13F1 (The sequence of the model RefSeq protein was modified relative to this genomic sequence to represent the inferred CDS: deleted 1 base in 1 codon; substituted 1 base at 1 genomic stop codon), which yields MFQANLTSVTIFVFLGFSHYPKAEVIIFVLCLLMYLITLLGNIILISITILDSSLYTPMYFFLSNLSCLDVWYTSSAFPPMLINFVSGKNTTSFSGCAAQMYFSLAMRSTECVLLSMMAYDXYVAICNPLRYPIIMNKRICVQIAAGSWVTGCFTALVEPVSVLQLSLCGSSVINHFACEILAVLKLVCVDTSMVQLIMLVITVLLVPMLMLSICISYAFILSNILRISSVDGQRKAFSTCAAHLTVVVLFHGTALSMYLKPSSVDSQEIDKFMTLVYGALTPMLNPIIYSLRNKEVKAALKKLLFRNSLVMF from the exons ATGTTCCAGGCAAATTTGACATCTGTAACAATTTTTGTCTTCCTGGGATTTTCCCACTACCCCAAAGCTGAGGTCATCATATTTGTGCTGTGCTTGCTGATGTACCTGATCACCTTGCTGGGTAATATAATTCTCATCTCCATCACCATCCTGGATTCCAGCCTATACACACCCATGTACTTCTTCCTCAGCAACCTCTCTTGTTTAGATGTCTGGTACACCTCTTCTGCTTTCCCTCCAATGCTGATAAACTTTGTTTCAGGGAAAAACACTACC TCATTCTCAGGGTGTGCCGCTCAGATGTACTTCTCTCTTGCCATGCGCTCCACTGAGTGTGTGCTCCTGTCCATGATGGCATATGACTGATATGTGGCCATCTGCAACCCCTTGAGATACCCCATCATCATGAACAAGAGGATTTGTGTGCAGATTGCAGCTGGTTCCTGGGTGACAGGCTGCTTCACTGCCCTGGTGGAACCAGTGTCTGTATTGCAGCTGTCTCTGTGTGGTAGTAGTGTCATCAATCATTTTGCTTGTGAAATTCTGGCTGTCTTAAAACTTGTTTGTGTGGACACCTCCATGGTGCAATTAATCATGCTGGTGATCACCGTACTTCTTGTTCCTATGCTGATGCTTTCAATTTGTATCTCTTATGCTTTCATCCTCTCCAACATCCTGAGAATCAGCTCAGTGGATGGTCAAAGAAAAGCCTTTTCAACATGTGCAGCCCATCTGACTGTGGTGGTTTTGTTCCATGGGACAGCTCTCTCCATGTACCTGAAGCCCTCATCTGTAGATTCACaggaaatagataaatttatgaCTTTGGTATATGGTGCATTAACCCCCATGTTGAATCCTATCATCTATAGTCTACGAAACAAAGAGGTGAAAGCAGCTTTGAAAAAATTGCTGTTTAGAAATTCTTTggtaatgttttaa